Within Psychrobacter sp. AH5, the genomic segment CAAACTAAGGTGGCGCAAAGTAATCTAGCCACTACTGTTGAGGCGCGTAATACTCATCAGACGTCCTTTATAGTGGCGATGATTCCGTTAGTATTAGTAATTGCGCTTAACGCTTTATTGACCTATGTGATATTTCCTTCAAGGAATTTTGATGGTCTACAAACTCAGTTCCCTGATCTCAACGTGGCAGGCTCGCTAGGACTGTGGTCGATCATCATCTCGCTAGTGATTGCTTGTTTAGTATTGATTTTATTGCGTCTAGGTCACTGGACGAATCTGCAAAAGACCATCAACCGTGGTACTTACGATTCGATGTTACCGATTTTCAATACCGCCTCAGAGGTGGGTTATGGCGCGGTTATTGCTTTACTGGCAGGTTTTCTTATTATTCGTGATAGCATTCTTAATTTGAGCCCTAATAATCCGCTAATATCAGAAGCGGTGGCGATGACCACTTTAGCGGGTATTACCGGTTCCTCCTCTGGCGGTTTGAGTATTGCGCTATCGACACTAGGAGAGGATTATCTGCGGATGGCGGTCGAGGCTGGTATTGATCCAGAATTGATGCACCGTGTGGCCGTCATGGCGGCCGGTGGCCTTGATACGCTCCCGCATAGCGGCGCGGTCATCACTTTGCTAGCGATTTGCGGCTTAACTCACAAACAGTCTTATTTGAATTTAGCGATGGTCACTATAATTTTTCCACTGTGTGCGGTCATCTCTATTATTATCTTAGGCACGCTATTTGGCTCTTTTTAACTTTAAATAAACGTTAAGAGAGCTCACCATAATCAAGACCCATTTAGTCCATCACTAAGTGGGTTTTTGTGGATTATAAAGCGCTATATAAGTAATCATTATCGAGATAATTACTAAGCACTATCACATATTTGCATAATTTGCGGTATCATAGACACAATTTTTTAGCTTAAAGTATCTAGTTGTCTTATTTTATAAATTAGCCCTAATACAGCTTGTTTTAAAAGACAACCAATCGATTTATATTAAAAACAAAGGTGATAAGAGTGCGTGAGATTTTAGTAACCAGTGCCCTGCCCTATGCTAATGGCTATATCCATTTGGGGCATCTTGTAGAGTATATTCAGACCGATATTTGGGCGCGGGCAATGAAGGCGCAAGGCCATAAAGTCACTTACGTTTGCGCTGATGATGCCCACGGCACGGCTATCATGCTAAAAGCTGAGGCTAATGGCATTACTCCTGAGGAGCAGATCGCTTCGGTTAAAGCCTCTCACGAAGCCGACTTCGCCAAATTCTTGATTGAATTTGATAATTATCACAGCACGCACTCGCCAGAAAACAAGCATTACTCAGAGCTGATTTATCGCCGTCTCAATAACGCCGGTCACATCTCAACGCGCGATGTCGAGCAATTATTTGATCCTGAAAAGCAGCTATTTTTGGCCGATAGATTTGTCAAAGGCGAGTGTCCTGAGTGCGGCTCTGCCGATCAGTACGGCGACAACTGCGAGGTTTGCGGCACTACTTATGATGCCACAGAGCTGAAAAACCCACGCTCCACCTTATCGGACGCCGCGCCAGTACTCAAAGTCTCTAAACATTACTTTTTTGATTTACCTGAGTTTGAGCAATTCTTAAAAGACTGGACTCGTAGCGACAATCGTTTGCAGCCTTCGGTCGCTAATAAATTGCAAGAATGGTTTGATGCCGGTCTTGCCAGCTGGGATATCTCAAGGGATGCGCCCTACTTTGGTTTTAAGATCCCAGATACCCCTGAGGGCGAGCCTGACAAGTACTTTTATGTCTGGCTAGATGCGCCTGTCGGCTATATGGCAAGCTTTCAAAACCTTTGCGATAAGCTTGCGGGTACGGACAACGCGCTAGATTTTGATCATTATTGGGCGCAGGAGAATGAGCATAAAACCGAGGTTTATCACTTCATTGGTAAAGACATCGTTTATTTTCACGCGCTGTTTTGGCCAGCGATGCTCGCCGGTAGTGAGTTTCGCACCCCTACTGGCGTGTTTGCGCACGGCTTTTTGATGGTCAATGGCGAGAAGATGAGTAAGTCGCGCGGTACTTTTATTAAGGCTGAAACTTACGCGGAACACTTGCATCCTGAGTATCTGCGCTATTACTTTGCTAGTAAGCTGTCGGATAAAGTTGAAGATATCAATCTTGATCTTGAAGACTTTATGCAAAAGGTCAACTCAGACTTAGTCGGTAAAGTGGTCAATATTGCCAGTCGCAGTGCTGGGTTTATCGTCAAAAAATACGATGGTATGCTGACTGAGATTTGCGCTGAGCCTAAGCTGTTAGAAGACATTACCAAAACCGGTGATGAGATTGCCGCCGCTTATGAGAACCGTGAATTTGCGCGGGCTATGCGCCTGATCATGCAGTGCGCGGACAAAGCCAATGAGTATATCGATGAGAAAAAGCCTTGGACATTAGCAAAACTAGAGGGCACTGAGCAAGAGGTGCAAGAAGTCTGCTCCGTGGCTATTAATATCTTCCGTCAATTAATGGTTTATCTAGCGCCAGTGCTGCCTGAGCTGACGGCCAATGCCAAAGCGTTTTTGAATATTGATGATTTGAGCTTCCATAGCCGCAATGAGTGGCTATTAGGTCATCAGATCAATAAGTTCAAACCGCTCATGCAGCGTATCGAACAAAAAGATATCGAGGCGATGGTTGAAGCCTCAAAAGCATCACTAGGCGACGCTCAAGAAGCTACGCAAAGCGAAGAAGCTACCACGACTAGTGAAGCTGACGATAGCGCTGAGCAAACCGATTATATTGGTATTGAAGACTTTGCCAAAGTTGAGATGAAAGTGGCGCATGTCCTAGCCTGTGATTATGTCGAAGGCGCGGACAAACTGCTCCAGTTCACGCTCGATGTCGGCGAAGACAAGCCGCGTAATGTCTTTAGCGGTATTCGCAAGTTTTATGAGCCTGAGCAATTAATGAACAAAAAAGTCATCTGCGTCACTAATCTTGCGCCGCGTAAAATGAAGTTTGGCCTCTCAGAAGGGATGGTACTCTCAACTGGTCATTCAAAAACGCAGCTAACGGTGGTTACCTTGCCTGATAGCTGTGTAGTGGGCGATTTGCTTGGCTAGGTTTTAGTAACTTAGATTTTAGTAACTTAGATTTTATTAGCTTAGTGCTGTATTTAATGTCTTATAAAGGGTAGATGATAAAAAGGATGCCTAGCGTGGCATCTTTTTTATGCAAGAATGGTTTACTCTCATAAGGTTTGAAAGCTTATTTGTTAGCGTGACTTATAACGTGTAATTTTTTATTGCGATTAGTTACATTACTGTCATAATATAGAGCGTGTTGATTTATATCCCTTCTAATCTGAGAGTTAAATTTATAATGACTATTGCCTCCACTTTACGCTTGAGTCTCTGTACTGCAGCTGTCAGTGCCATCAGTATGTTCGGTCTAGTAGGTTGCTCAAATTCGGCGACTGAAACCGCGACAGACGATGCTGTGGTAACCACAGATAAACCTGCAAAAACCCTCGCCATTACTCAGATTGTTGAGCACCCCTCATTAGATGAGATCAGACGAGGTCTATTAGAAGAGCTTGCGGATAACGGTTATGTGGAAGGCGAAAATCTAACCGTTAACTTTCAAAGCGCGCAAGGTAACTTAGCTACCGCTGGACAGATTGCCAAGCAGTTCGCAGGCGACCTGCCTGATGCCATCGTGGCCATCTCTACCCCATCTGCGCAGTCGATAGTATCCTCAACGACGACGGTGCCTGTGATTTATACGGCCATCTCAGATCCTTTAGCGGCAAAGCTTATCGATGACAAAAACGTACCTTTTCAGTCAAATGTTACCGGCCTATCAAGTCAACTGCCTATTGAGCCGCAGCTAGATCTTATCCAAAAAATTGCGCCAAATGCTAAGACTATTGGCTATGTCTACAGCCCTGGTGAAGCCAACTCGGTTACGGTGCTCAACCAATTAAAGCAAGCGGCTCCTGCGCGTGGACTTGAGATACTAGATTTGACGGCCAATCGTCCAACCGATGTAGCGATGGCGACTCGTAGCCTTGGTGGCCGCGCCGATGTTATCTATACCTCGCTTGATAATAACGTGGTTTCTGCGTTTGAGGCGATGGCAAGCGCAGCGAACGAGCTCAAAATACCGGTGATTGCCTCTGATGAATTTAGTGTCAGACGCGGGGCAACTGCCGCACTTGGGGTTAACGATTATGACTTTGGCCGGGTAACAGGCAAGATGGTTTATCGCGTACTCAATGATGAAGCAGTTAACACGATTAAGCCGCAAGTCATGAACGACTTGACGCTATATGTCAGTCCTAAACACGCGCAAGCTCAAGGCGTAAGCTTATCCGCTGATCTGCTCAAGGACGCTATCAATGTCGATGATGTCGATAAGAAATAGTGTTTATAGCAAAAGCTAAAGTGCTTATTTATCTAGGCGATAAACAAGTCAGCAATTAATTTAATTAATAATATTAGTAGCAAATTAAAGCTGGAGATTAGCAGCCAATCTGCTA encodes:
- a CDS encoding GntP family permease; protein product: MFSTFAIVITLLLLMFFAYRGYSVLILAPIMATLAVLLSGDFLSSIPAYTDVFMGALSGFLLKFFPIFLLGALFGRLMADSGAATAIADTVVRRLGASKAILAVILVCAILTYGGVSLFVVAFAIYPIAKDLFKAADIPKRLIPAAIALGSFTFTMTALPGTPAIQNAIPIPYYNTNVFAAPILGIIGGTIMFMLGWWWLQSRANKANAAGEGYGQHDDEDVGVGGIDAKKSANTAVSTNDPAVDSAQTKVAQSNLATTVEARNTHQTSFIVAMIPLVLVIALNALLTYVIFPSRNFDGLQTQFPDLNVAGSLGLWSIIISLVIACLVLILLRLGHWTNLQKTINRGTYDSMLPIFNTASEVGYGAVIALLAGFLIIRDSILNLSPNNPLISEAVAMTTLAGITGSSSGGLSIALSTLGEDYLRMAVEAGIDPELMHRVAVMAAGGLDTLPHSGAVITLLAICGLTHKQSYLNLAMVTIIFPLCAVISIIILGTLFGSF
- the metG gene encoding methionine--tRNA ligase is translated as MREILVTSALPYANGYIHLGHLVEYIQTDIWARAMKAQGHKVTYVCADDAHGTAIMLKAEANGITPEEQIASVKASHEADFAKFLIEFDNYHSTHSPENKHYSELIYRRLNNAGHISTRDVEQLFDPEKQLFLADRFVKGECPECGSADQYGDNCEVCGTTYDATELKNPRSTLSDAAPVLKVSKHYFFDLPEFEQFLKDWTRSDNRLQPSVANKLQEWFDAGLASWDISRDAPYFGFKIPDTPEGEPDKYFYVWLDAPVGYMASFQNLCDKLAGTDNALDFDHYWAQENEHKTEVYHFIGKDIVYFHALFWPAMLAGSEFRTPTGVFAHGFLMVNGEKMSKSRGTFIKAETYAEHLHPEYLRYYFASKLSDKVEDINLDLEDFMQKVNSDLVGKVVNIASRSAGFIVKKYDGMLTEICAEPKLLEDITKTGDEIAAAYENREFARAMRLIMQCADKANEYIDEKKPWTLAKLEGTEQEVQEVCSVAINIFRQLMVYLAPVLPELTANAKAFLNIDDLSFHSRNEWLLGHQINKFKPLMQRIEQKDIEAMVEASKASLGDAQEATQSEEATTTSEADDSAEQTDYIGIEDFAKVEMKVAHVLACDYVEGADKLLQFTLDVGEDKPRNVFSGIRKFYEPEQLMNKKVICVTNLAPRKMKFGLSEGMVLSTGHSKTQLTVVTLPDSCVVGDLLG
- a CDS encoding ABC transporter substrate-binding protein produces the protein MTIASTLRLSLCTAAVSAISMFGLVGCSNSATETATDDAVVTTDKPAKTLAITQIVEHPSLDEIRRGLLEELADNGYVEGENLTVNFQSAQGNLATAGQIAKQFAGDLPDAIVAISTPSAQSIVSSTTTVPVIYTAISDPLAAKLIDDKNVPFQSNVTGLSSQLPIEPQLDLIQKIAPNAKTIGYVYSPGEANSVTVLNQLKQAAPARGLEILDLTANRPTDVAMATRSLGGRADVIYTSLDNNVVSAFEAMASAANELKIPVIASDEFSVRRGATAALGVNDYDFGRVTGKMVYRVLNDEAVNTIKPQVMNDLTLYVSPKHAQAQGVSLSADLLKDAINVDDVDKK